Genomic window (Xylanimonas protaetiae):
ACGGCGTCCGCGAGCGCCACGTACGCGCCCGTGATGGCCGCGGTCCGCGTGCCGCCGTCGGCCTGGAGCACGTCGCAGTCGAGCACGATGGTGTTCTCGCCGAGGGCGGAGACGTCGATGACCGCGCGCAGCGACCGGCCGATGAGGCGCGAGATCTCGTGCGTGCGGCCGCCGACGCGGCCCTTGACCGACTCGCGGTCCGAGCGCGTGTTCGTGGCGCGGGGGAGCATCGCGTACTCGGCCGTGACCCAGCCCTCGCCCGAGCCCTTCTTCCAGCGCGGCACGCCCTCGGTGAACGACGCGGCGCACAGCACGCGCGTGCTCCCGAACTCGACGAGCACCGAACCCTCGGCGGCGTCGAGCCAGCCGCGGGTGATCGTGATCGTGCGCAGCTCGTCGGGGGCGCGCCCGTCGGCGCGGACAACAGGGGTGGCGGGGGTGGTCATGCCCAAACCCTAAGCGCGACGCGCCGCTTAGGGTTGTCCGGTGCACCTGATCGCCTCCGACGTCTCGTTCGCCTACCCGGGCGCGTCGTCGTCCGGCGCTCCCGCCGACGAGCGCGCCGGCGAGCGCGCCGTCGTCGGCGCCGCCGGGACGCTGCGGCCCGTCGGCCTCGCCGGCGGCGAGGTGACCGTCGCCGGGCCCAGGGACCGCGGGCCCGAGGTGCTCCGGCACGTCACCGTCCGCGTCAGCCAGGGCGTGCGCCTCGGCGTCGTCGGGGAGAACGGGTCGGGCAAGTCGACGCTGCTGCACCTCCTCGCCGGACGGATCGACCCGACCGGCGGCGCGGTGCGCCGCCACGGGTCCGTCGCGCTCGTCGAGCAGGAGCTCCAGGTGGTGCCCGGGCAGACCGTCGGCGACCTCGTCCACGCGGCGCTCGCGGGCGTGCGGCGGGTGGCCGCGGACCTCGACGCCGCGGCGGCGGCGTTCTCTTCGGGGTCTCCGCAGGTCCCCGCAACGGAGGGAGGGGAGCTGCGGGGTGAGGGGCACGAGACCGGCGACCTGTCCGAGCTCGCCGAGCTGCTCGCCAAGGCCGACCACCTCGCCGCCTGGGATGCCGACCGCCGCGTCGACGTCGCCCTGACCCGCCTCGGCGCACCGCGTGACCTCGACCGGACGCTCGAGACCCTGAGCGTCGGCCAGCGCTACCGCGTGCGCCTTGCGTGCCGCCTGGCCGAGCGCTCCGACCTGCTGCTGCTCGACGAGCCCACCAACCACCTCGACGACGAGGCCATCGGCTTCCTCACGAGCGAGCTGCTCGCGTGGCGTGGCGGCGTCGTCCTCGTCACGCACGACCGCCAGCTGCTCGACGACGTCGCCACCGCGATCCTCGACCTCGACCCGTCGATCGACGGCAGGCCGACCCTCTACGGGCAGCCGGGCTACCTCTCCTACCGGTTCGCCAAGACGCAGGCCATGGTCCGGTGGCGGCAGCGCTACCGGCAGGAACGCAAGCGGGCCGAGGCGCTCGCGGAGCGGCTCTCGGACTCCTACGAGGGGCTCTCCGACGAGTGGCGGCCCGGCAAGGGGTCGCAGAAGCACCGCCGCGCCACGCGGGCCCGCATCCACGTCAAGGCGGCCGACCGGCTGGTCCAGCGGCTCGAGGCGCAGGCCGTCGAGGTGCCCGTGCCGCCGATGGAGCTCCGCTTCCCGGACCTGCCGTCGCTCGACCCGGGCTGGGACCCGGCGTTCCCGCTCATCGAGGTGCGCAACCCGCGCGTCGTCGGGACGCTTCCGGAGGGGGAGCCGAACGTCCGCCTCGACCTGCCGGGCACCCGGGTCGCCGTCCCGCCGGCCGGGCGGCTGCTCGTCGTCGGGGCGAACGGGACGGGCAAGTCGACGCTCCTGGGTGTCCTGTCCGGCCGCCTCGGCCTGAGCCGCGGCACGCGGACGACGGTCGACGGGCTGCGCGTCGGCGTCGTCGGGCAGGAGAACGCGCCCATCATCGGGCGCGGCCTGGACGACCCGCGCACGCTCACGGGGTTCGACGCCGCCGCCAACGAGGCGCTGGCGCTGCTCTCGCGCGGCGAGCTCGACCCCGACCACGTGGTGCCCGTGGCGGCGCTCGGGCTGCTCGCGGAGGAGGACCTCGACCGGCCGCTCGCCGAGCTCTCGGCGGGTCAGCGCCGCCGGTTCGAGCTCGCGCGCACGCTGCTCGCGGCGCCGCACCTGCTCATCCTGGACGAGCCGACCAACCACCTGTCGATCGACCTGGTCGACGAGCTCACGCGGGCGCTCGCGCGCACGAGCGCCGCCGTCGTCGTCGCGACGCACGACCGCCGCATGCGCGAGGACCTCGCGGACTGGCCGACGCTCGAGCTCGCCTGAGCGCGGCTCAGGACAGCCGGCCCACCCAGGCCATCGCCTGCTTGACCAGCGTGCCCTGGCCGCCCACGAACTCGGCCTGCACGGTGTCCGCGCACGCCTCCTCGGGCGTGAGCCAGGCGATCTCCAGCGCGTCCTGCTGCGGGCGGCAGTCGCCGCTGACCGGGACGACGTAGGCGAGCGACACCGCGTGCTGGCGCGGGTCGTGGAACGCCGTGATGCCCGGCGTCGGGAAGTACTCCGCGACGGTGAAGGGCTGCGGCGACGACGGCACGCGCGGCAGCGCGACCGGCCCGAGGTCCTTCTCGAGGTGCCGCAGCAGCGCGTCGCGCACCCGCTCGTGGTACAGCACGCGGCCGGAGACGAGCGAGCGCGTCAGGCCGCGCGTGCCCATCCGCAGCAGCAGCCCGACGGCGACGACGTCGCCCGACTCGTCGACGCGCACGGGGATGGCGTCGACGTACAGCAGGGGGAGCTGGGCGCGGGCCTCGGCGAGGTCCTCCGGCGTCAACCAGCCGGACTGACGGGGGACGGGCGGCTCCCAGTCGTCGGGCGGGGGAAGCTCGGCAGACGCGGTCACAGGGCGATCCAACCACGCGCCCGGGGCGACGTCCCACGGCGGCGCGGGAATACCTGGCCCCGCCGCGACGCTGGGCAGGACGTACCGACCGAGAGGAACCCCATGGCCACCGTCGAGCTCACCGACGACACCTTCCGCGAGACCGTCGAGGGCAACGACATCGTGCTCGTCGACTTCTGGGCCACCTGGTGCCCGCCGTGCCGCCAGTTCGGCCCGGTCTTCGAGAAGTCCTCCGAGACCAACCCCGACGTCGTCCACGGCAAGATCGACACCGACGCCCAGCAGCGCATCGCCGCGGCCGCGGGCATCACGTCCATCCCCACGCTCATGGCGTTCCGCGAGGGCGTCCTCGTCTTCTCGCAGCCGGGCGCGCTGCCGGCCAAGTCGCTCCAGGAGGTCGTGGACGCGGTCAAGGCCCTGGACATGGACGAGGTCCGCGAGGCGATCGAGGCGGACGCCTCGCGCGCCGGCTGACGCTCCGCCCCGGAGGGCCGTGACCGACGGCCAAGGCTCGGGCCCGCTCGTGACGACGAGCGGGCCCGAGCTTTTGTGCGCTGCGGCACGACAGCGACGGAACGCGACATTCGTCGATACGCAGGCGCAACGCGTGCGAAATGGGGGCGTGGTTCGCTCATGCAACGAATCGCCCCACAGGACGGACCGCGGATGTCCATCACCACGATCGAGCCCACCCGAGCGGCCAAGGCCGGCGCAGCTGCCGTGCAGAGCCGCTCTCCCGGCAGGCTTGCATGGAGTCGCTTCGTGCGCGACCGCAAGACGCTCTTCGGGGCGGCCGTCGTCGTGGTCTACGTCGTCCTGGCGGCCATCGCGCCCGTCCTCGTGTCGTCGCACGCGCTCGACCCGTACACGCTCCACCAGGACCTCATCGACCCGCAGGGGCTCCCGAAGGGCGGCGTCTTCGGCGGGATCAGCCTGGCGCACCCGATGGGGATCGAGCCGGGCATCGGCCGTGACGTGATGAGCCGCGTCTGGTACGGGCTCACGTTCTCGCTGCTCATCGCGACGAGCGCCGCCGTCCTCGCGGTCGTGCTCGGCGTCGTGCTGGGCATCGTCGCCGGCATGGCGGGCGGCTGGACCGACACGCTCATCGGCCGCCTCGTGGACCTCGTGCTGTCGTTCCCGCAGACGCTGATGCTGCTGGCGCTGTCCGGCACGATCGTCGCGTTCCTGACCGACAACCTGCACGTCCCGGCCGGCGACACGTCGCACGCCGTCTACGTGATCATCGTGCTCGCCGTCTTCGGCTGGCCGTCGGTCGCCCGCGTCGTGCGCGGCCAGGTGCTGAGCATCCGTGAGCGCGAGTTCATCGACGCGGCCCGGCTCCTCGGCGCAAGCCGGGCGCGGCTGTGGTTCCGCGAGGTGCTGCCGAACCTGTGGGCGCCCATCCTCGTCCAGTTCACGCTGATCCTGCCCGCGTACGTCTCCGCCGAGGCGGCGCTGTCGTACCTCGGGATCTCGATCGTGCCGCCGACGCCGACGCTGGGGAACATCCTCAAGGACTCCATCCAGTACGCCTCGGGCGACTTTCTCTACTTCTTCACCCCCGCCTTCCTGCTCGTCCTCGTCGTCGTGAGCTTCAACCTGCTCGGCGACGGTCTGCGGGACGCGCTCGACCCGAAGGCGAACCGCTGATTTCCATGGCAAGCAGCCGAGGAAAGACCACGAAAGAACGAAGGGGAGTCCACGCGATGAACAAGAAGTTGCTCGTCGGCGTCGCCGCCGGTGTCAGCGTTGCGGCGCTGACGCTCACCGGCTGCTCGTCGACCGCGTCCTCGACCGGCGCCCCGTCCGGCAGCCCGGCGGCAGAGCCGGTCAAGGGCGGGAACCTGACCTGGATCGACGTCACCGGCCAGTTCGAGGCGACCGACCCGGCAGCCATCTACCTCGGCGAGGAGCTGGCCGGGCTGCGTCGCACCGTCTACCGCGGGCTGACCGCGCTGACGGTGGCGGACGACGCGAACACCAAGGTCGTCGGCGACCTCGCGACCGACACGGGCACGACGCCCGACGAGGGCAAGACCTGGTCGTTCACGCTCAAGGACGGCCTCAAGTGGCAGGACGGCGCGGAGATCACGTGCGCCGACCTGCAGTACGGCCTCTCGCGCTCGTACGACGCCAGCCTCGTCGCGGGCACCGGCGTCGGCACGACCTACCTCGCGCAGTACGACCTGTACGACCCGGCCGCCCCCGACTACGACCTGTCGTCGGAGTACACCGGCCCGCTGTCGGGCTCCGCCGAGGCGCAGGCCCACTTCGAGGCGGCCGCGTCCTGCGAGGGCAGCACCATCACGTACCACTTCAAGAACGCGTGGCCGGACTTCCCGTACGCCGCCGCGTCGCTGTTCACCACCGACCCGTACCAGGAGTCGGCCGAGAAGGGCACCGCCGGCCTCTGGACGGTCAACGCGAACGGTCCGTACAAGCTCCAGGGCGACACGTTCGACCCGAGCGCGACCGACGTCCTGGTCCGCAACGACCAGTACGACCCGGCGACCGACTCGACCGACGTGCGGGGCGCCTACCCCGACACGATCACGTTCGACTGGGTCGCCGACCCGGAGACGATCACCGCCCGCCTCATCGCGGACTCCGGTGACGACGCGGCCGCGTTCTCGCCGATCTCCATCCCGTCGTCGAAGTACTCGGAGATCTCCTCCGACCTGTCGGGCCGGGTCGAGAAGACGACCTCGCCGTACACGCGCTTCCTCGGGATCAACTCGCTCACCCTCACCGACCCGAAGGTCCGCCGCGCGCTCGTCCTCGCGACCGACAAGACGGGCTTCGTCCAGGCCGCGGGCGGCGACAACTGGGGCACGCCGACCTCGACGATCGTCTCGCAGTCCATCGCCGGCTTCGTCGAGAACCCGTCGACCAAGGACGACGACCCCGCCGGCGACCCGGAGGCCGCGAAGAAGCTGCTCGCCGAGGCGGGCCAGCCCAACCCCGAGATCAGCTACGCCTTCTCCGACACCCCGACCAACGAGAAGACCGCCGCGGTGCTCCAGGCAGGCTGGCAGAAGGCCGGCTTCAAGGTGACGCTCGCCCCGATCCCGACGGACGCGAAGCCGTCGTACTACGGCCAGATCTCCGCGAAGGACAAGAACGGCCAGAAGATCGACGTGTACTACTCCGGCTGGGCGTCCGACTGGCCGACCCTGTTCGGCGTCGTCCCGCCGATCCTGCAGTCGAACCCGGCGGACGCGACGGCGGGCGTCGGCTTCAACTACGGCTTCTACTCCAACCCGGACGTCGACGCCGCCATCGCCGACGCGACGGCCGCGACCGACCCGGCCAAGCAGGTCGCCGCGCTGCAGAAGGCGGACGAGCTCGCCGGTGCCGACGGCGCCTACGTGCCGCTCGCGAACCAGAACAACTACTACATCCACGGTTCGAAGATCGGCGGCTTCCTCCCGGACATCGCCTCGAGCTACTACCCCGACCTGGGCGGGCTGTACGTCGCCCAGTGATCGTGGAGCAGCCCTAGCCACAGCCTGAGAGGTGGGCGGCCTCGCACCCGCGGGGCCGCCCACCCCGAGCGAAAGAGTCCTCGTGTGATCGCCTATGTCGTCCGCCGTGCCGGGATCGGCGTCGTGATGCTCTTCACGATGGCGCTCGTGACGTTCGTGCTGTTCTTCGCGCCGGGGAACCCGGCCATCAACCAGTGCGGCAAGTTCTGCACCGCGGAGAAGATCCAGCAGATCAGCGAGACCTACGGCTACGACCAGCCGGTCGTGGTCCAGTTCGAGAAGTTCGCCGAGGGCCTGTTCGTCGGCCGCGACTACCCCGTCAACGACGCGTACCGCGCCCAGCTCGTCGCCAACGGGCACGAGGACCAGGTCATCCACTGCGCCGCCCCGTGCCTGGGCTACTCGCAGCACGACGCGCGGACGGTGAACGCCGACATCGCCAAGTACGCACCGGTCACGGTGTCCCTGGCGGTCGCCGCGTTCGTCCTGTGGATCGTCATCGGGATCCTCGTCGGGGTCCTGGCGGCGGTGTTCAAGGGCAAGTGGCTCGACCGGGCCATCGTCGGCGTGACGCTCGTCGTGTACGCCCTGCCGACCTTCTTCGTCGGCACGTTCCTGCTGCAGTACGTCGCGATCAAGTGGAAGGCGTTCCCGTACCCGCGGTACGTCGACCCGCTCGCCACGGGCGACGTGCGGGGCTGGCTCGTCGGCCTCGTCCTGCCGGCCGTGACGCTCGCGCTGTTCTACATGGCCGCGTACGTGCGCATCACCCGCGCGTTCGTCCTGGAGTCCATGTCCGAGGACTACATCCGCACCGCGCGCGCCAAGGGTCTGCCCACGCGCTCGGTGCTGTTCAAGCACGGTTTCCGCGCGGCGCTCACGCCGCTCGTGTCGATGGCCGGGCTGGACTTCGCGGGCCTGCTCGCCGGCGCGATCATCACCGAGACGGTGTTCGCGTACCAGGGGCTCGGCCAGCTCACGGTCACCGCCAACAAGAACAACGACCTGCCGGTGCTCGTCGGCCTCGTGCTCCTCGCGGGCGGCGCCGTCATCGTCATGAACATCGTCGTCGACGTCCTGTACGCGTACATCGACCCGCGCGTGCGGCTCAGGAAGTGACTGCCATGAACCGACCGTTCCTCTCCGTCGAGAACCTCGTCGTCCACTTCCCGACGTCCGACGGCGTCGTGCGTGCGACCGACGGCCTGTCGTACACCCTCGAGCGCGGCAAGACGCTCGGCATCGTGGGCGAGTCGGGCTCCGGCAAGTCCGTGTCGTCGTCGGCGATCCTGGGCCTGCACCGGGGGACCACGGCGCGCGTGAGCGGCGAGATCTGGCTCGACGACGTCGAGCTCCTGGGCCTGTCCGAGCGCGAGATGCAGCGCAAGCGGGGCGCGGACGTGGCCATGATCTTCCAGGACCCGCTCTCCTCGCTGCACCCGTACTACCGGGTCGGCGACCAGGTCGCCGAGGCCTACCGGGTGCACCACCCGGTGTCGAAGAAGGCGGCCCGCGCGCGCACGATCGAGATGCTCGCCCGGGTCGGCATCCCCAACCCGGACCGGCGGGTCGACGACTACCCGCACCAGTTCTCCGGCGGCATGCGCCAGCGCGTCATGATCGCCATGGCCCTGATCAACGACCCGAAGCTGCTCATCGCCGACGAGCCCACGACGGCGCTCGACGTGACCGTGCAGGCGCAGATCCTCGACCTCCTGCAGGACCTGCAGCGGGAGTTCCAGACCGCGCTCATCATGATCACGCACGACCTGGGCGTCATCGCCGAGCTCGCGGACGACGTCCTGGTCATGTACGCGGGCCGCGCCGTCGAGCACGGGGACACCCGGTCGCTGCTGACGAGGCCGTCGATGCCCTACACCTGGGGCCTGCTGCAGTCCGTGCCGGACGTGAGCGGCCCCGTCGACCGGCCGCTGCGCCCCATCCCGGGCAACCCGCCGAGCCTGCTCAGCCCGCCCACGGGCTGCGCCTTCCGCCCGCGCTGCGAGTTCGCGCAGCACGTCGGCGACGGCCGGTGCAGCACGCAGCTGCCCGACCTCGAGGAGGTCGCGCCCGGCCACGTCAAGCGCTGCCACCTGCCCGACCCGGCGGTCATGTACGACGCCGCCCCGTCCCTGATCGGAGTCAGCTGATGGCTGCGCCGCTGCTCGAGGTCCGCGACCTGCAGATGCACTTCCCGGTCCGCTCGCACGGCCTCGTCTCGACGACCGTCGGCCACGTGAAGGCCGTCGACGGGGTGTCGTTCACCCTGGAGGCCGGCCAGTCGCTCGGCCTGGTCGGGGAGTCCGGCTCCGGCAAGACGACGACCGGACGCCTGATCACGCGCCTCAACAAGCCGACCGGCGGCCAGATCCTCTTCGAGGGCAAGGACATCGCCCGGGCGAGCGACCGGGAGCTGCGGCCGATCCGCCGCGACATCCAGATGATCTTCCAGGACCCGTACACGTCGCTCAACCCGCGGCAGACGGTCGGCGAGATCATCGAGGCGCCCCTGGCGATCCACGACCTCGTGCCCAGGTCCGGGCGCCTGGCGCGCGTCCAGGAGCTGCTCGAGATCGTCGGGCTCAACCCGGAGCACTACAACCGCTACCCGCACGAGTTCTCCGGCGGCCAGCGCCAGCGCATCGGCATCGCCCGCGCTCTGACGCTCCAGCCCAAGCTCCTGGTCGCCGACGAGCCCGTCTCGGCGCTCGACGTCTCGATCCAGGCGCAGGTCATCAACCTGCTGCAGGACCTCCAGCGGGAGTTCGGCATCGCGTTCCTGTTCATCGCGCACGACCTGGCGATCGTCCGGCACTTCTGCCCCGAGATCGCCGTCATGTACCTGGGGCAGATCGTCGAGCGGGCACCGCGCGAACAGCTCTACGCCCACCCCCAGCACCCGTACACCAAGGCGCTCCTGTCGGCCGCCCCGGACGTCGCCCAGGCGGTGTCGGGCACGCGCGTCGAGCGGATCCGCCTGCAGGGCGACCCGCCGTCGCCGATCAACCCGCCGTCCGGCTGCCGGTTCCGGACCCGCTGCTGGAAGGCGCAGGACGTGTGCGCGACGCTCGAGCCGCCGCTGCAACGGCAGGGCGACGCCCTCGGCACGGTCGCCTGCCACTTCCCCGAGTCCGCCGAGACCACCGAGCTGGCCAGTGCCGTCGCGAGCTGACCGCGCGTACGTGATCCGCTCGACGGCGTCGACCGCGACGTTCGGGGTCGGCGTCGCGGTCCTGGCCGCCGGGCTCGGCTGGCTCACGGTCCGCGGCGACCGGGAGACGCTCGCCGCCGTCGTCGTGCCCGCGCTGCTGCTCGCCTGGGCGCTGTGGATCCTGCTGTACCGCCCGGCCGTCCGGTACGACGCCGTCGCGGCCACCATCGTCAACATCGGGCGGGTGCACGTGCTGCCGTGGGCCCGGGTGGGCGAGGTCGAGCAGCGGCTCAACCTCGTCTTCCGCCTCGACGACGGCCGCAAGGTCGACGCCTGGGGTGCCCCGTACCCGGCCAAGCCCGGCCTCATCGCCCGGCGGCTGGACCGCGACTCCGCCGCGCGCTACGACTTCCGCACGCACGAGACGGCGCTGGAGAACGTCCGCGTGGCCGCCGCGCCGTCCGAGGCGCCGGTCGTCTCACGCTGGGACCGCGCGCCGCTGACGGCCGGGGCGGTGCTCGCCGCCGGGCTGGTGGTCGAGCTGGTGGTCGCGCACGCCTCGTAGCCGCGGGACTCCACCGGCGCCCACTAGACTGGCCAGGCGTCGGCCGGCGTGGCGAAATGGCGATACGCGCCGCTTTTAGGTGGCGGTGCCCGAGAGGGCGTGCGGGTTCGAGTCCCGCCGCCGGCACCATGCGTCGCCGGAGCACCCCCGGGGTGCTCCGGCGACGCGGGTCAGCCGATCCCCAGCGTCTTGCGCAGCCGGGCCACGTGCCCCGTCGCCTTGACGTTGTACTGGGCCACCGCCACGCGCCCGTCCGGGTCGACGACGACCGTCGAGCGGATGATCCCCGTGACGTCCTTGCCGTAGAGCTTGCGCACGCCCCACGCACCGTAGGCGTCCGCGACCGCGTGGTCGGCGTCGGACACCAGAGGGAACGTGAGCGCGTCGCGCTCGGCGAACCTCGCGAGCTTGTCGACGCCGTCGGGCGATACGCCGACGACGGCGTAGCCGGCGCCCTGCAGCGACGCCAGGGAGTCGCGGAAGTCGCACGCCTCCGTGGTGCAGCCGGGCGTCAAGGCGGCCGGGTAGAAGTAGACGACGACGCCGCGACGTCCCGGCTCGGCGACGGCGGCCGCGAGCGAGAGCTGCGAGCCGTCCGCGGCGGGCAGGGAGAACGCGGGGGCGACGTCGCCGACGGCGAGACGGGGCACGGGGACTCCTGGGTGCGAGGGGTGGGATCCCCGCGAGCCTAACCCGCCGGGGTCGGCGCCCGGGCGGGAACGTGGTCACGCGTCACGCGCGGGCGAGCCGGGGGATCACGCGCGGGCGAGCCGGGCCGCGTCGCGGCGGTACATCGCGGCATGGTCCCGCAGGTCCGCCCGGCCCGCCGAGGCCGCGCGCGCCTCGCTGAAGTCCGCGAGGTCGAGCAGCCGCGGCGGGATCGCGGCCAGCACGTCCGCGGCGTGGACCGTCGCTCCCGGCAGGGCGGAGTACGCCGCCACCAGAGCCGCGAGCCGCGCGTGCGGGTCGGTTCCGGCGGGCGGCGCGGCGTCCTCCGCGAACGGGCACAGCCGGTAGGCCAGGTACGCGAGGTCGCGCACGCGCGGGCCGGGGGAGGCCATGTCGACGTCGATGAACCCGGCCAGCCCGTCGGGGCCGCCCACCATGTTGTAGGGCGCGCCGTCGTTGAGGCAGACCACCTCGGCGGGCTCGTGGGCGGCCGCGCGCCACACGGCGCCGTCGCGCGGGAACCCGACGGACGCGTCGTGCCACGCGCGCAGCAGCCGGGCTGCGTCGGCGAGCACCGCGGGCGCCCAGGTCCAGTCGGCGTCCGACCACCCGCCGACGACTCCGGGCACGTACGTGAGCACCTCGCGGCCCTGCCCGTCGAGGCCGAGCGGGGCGGGCACGCCGTCGACGCCGTGGGCGCGCACCCAGGCGAGCAGGGCGTGGACGGTGGGCGTCCACGCCCCGGCGGGGCGCCGCACGGTCTCGCCCACGCGGACGACGGCGTTCATGGTGCCGCCCGCGAGCGGCACCTCGCCGCCCGCGAGGGGCTTCTCGGCGTCGGGTGTCATGCGGCGATCCTGGCCGACCGCCTCCCGGGAGGACAAGGGCCGCGCACGCCCGGCGCCGTCGCCTAGCGTTGTCCCCGTGAGCACCCCCGCACCGCAGACCAGCACCCCCGACATCCCGATCCGCATGCTGTTCGACCGCCTGCTCGTGCAGCCCGAGACGGACGCGTCGGAGCGGCAGTCGGCGGCGGGGCTCGTGATCCCGGCGACCGCCGTCGGGCCGAAGAAGCTGGCGTGGGCCGTCGTCGTCGCCAAGGGCGAGCACGTGCGGCAGGTGACCGTGGGGGACCGGGTGCTGTTCGACCCCGAGGAGCGGGCCGAGGTCGAGGTGGGCGGCACCGACTACGTGCTGCTGCGCGAGCGGGACGTGCACGGCGTGAGCGAGGCGTCGCAGGCGGCCGGCACCACCGGTCTGTACCTCTGACCTGGGCAGACGGGCCGGACGAAGGCCGCTGTAGCCCACGTCACAGGGCTTCGGTTTCGCCGCGGCCGGGGGCGGCTGGTAGCGTTTCTCCCCGTTGCGCGCCATTAGCTCAATAGGCAGA
Coding sequences:
- a CDS encoding ABC transporter ATP-binding protein, which codes for MAAPLLEVRDLQMHFPVRSHGLVSTTVGHVKAVDGVSFTLEAGQSLGLVGESGSGKTTTGRLITRLNKPTGGQILFEGKDIARASDRELRPIRRDIQMIFQDPYTSLNPRQTVGEIIEAPLAIHDLVPRSGRLARVQELLEIVGLNPEHYNRYPHEFSGGQRQRIGIARALTLQPKLLVADEPVSALDVSIQAQVINLLQDLQREFGIAFLFIAHDLAIVRHFCPEIAVMYLGQIVERAPREQLYAHPQHPYTKALLSAAPDVAQAVSGTRVERIRLQGDPPSPINPPSGCRFRTRCWKAQDVCATLEPPLQRQGDALGTVACHFPESAETTELASAVAS
- a CDS encoding NUDIX hydrolase family protein, whose amino-acid sequence is MTASAELPPPDDWEPPVPRQSGWLTPEDLAEARAQLPLLYVDAIPVRVDESGDVVAVGLLLRMGTRGLTRSLVSGRVLYHERVRDALLRHLEKDLGPVALPRVPSSPQPFTVAEYFPTPGITAFHDPRQHAVSLAYVVPVSGDCRPQQDALEIAWLTPEEACADTVQAEFVGGQGTLVKQAMAWVGRLS
- a CDS encoding ABC transporter ATP-binding protein, whose amino-acid sequence is MNRPFLSVENLVVHFPTSDGVVRATDGLSYTLERGKTLGIVGESGSGKSVSSSAILGLHRGTTARVSGEIWLDDVELLGLSEREMQRKRGADVAMIFQDPLSSLHPYYRVGDQVAEAYRVHHPVSKKAARARTIEMLARVGIPNPDRRVDDYPHQFSGGMRQRVMIAMALINDPKLLIADEPTTALDVTVQAQILDLLQDLQREFQTALIMITHDLGVIAELADDVLVMYAGRAVEHGDTRSLLTRPSMPYTWGLLQSVPDVSGPVDRPLRPIPGNPPSLLSPPTGCAFRPRCEFAQHVGDGRCSTQLPDLEEVAPGHVKRCHLPDPAVMYDAAPSLIGVS
- a CDS encoding ABC transporter substrate-binding protein, translated to MNKKLLVGVAAGVSVAALTLTGCSSTASSTGAPSGSPAAEPVKGGNLTWIDVTGQFEATDPAAIYLGEELAGLRRTVYRGLTALTVADDANTKVVGDLATDTGTTPDEGKTWSFTLKDGLKWQDGAEITCADLQYGLSRSYDASLVAGTGVGTTYLAQYDLYDPAAPDYDLSSEYTGPLSGSAEAQAHFEAAASCEGSTITYHFKNAWPDFPYAAASLFTTDPYQESAEKGTAGLWTVNANGPYKLQGDTFDPSATDVLVRNDQYDPATDSTDVRGAYPDTITFDWVADPETITARLIADSGDDAAAFSPISIPSSKYSEISSDLSGRVEKTTSPYTRFLGINSLTLTDPKVRRALVLATDKTGFVQAAGGDNWGTPTSTIVSQSIAGFVENPSTKDDDPAGDPEAAKKLLAEAGQPNPEISYAFSDTPTNEKTAAVLQAGWQKAGFKVTLAPIPTDAKPSYYGQISAKDKNGQKIDVYYSGWASDWPTLFGVVPPILQSNPADATAGVGFNYGFYSNPDVDAAIADATAATDPAKQVAALQKADELAGADGAYVPLANQNNYYIHGSKIGGFLPDIASSYYPDLGGLYVAQ
- a CDS encoding ABC-F family ATP-binding cassette domain-containing protein; protein product: MHLIASDVSFAYPGASSSGAPADERAGERAVVGAAGTLRPVGLAGGEVTVAGPRDRGPEVLRHVTVRVSQGVRLGVVGENGSGKSTLLHLLAGRIDPTGGAVRRHGSVALVEQELQVVPGQTVGDLVHAALAGVRRVAADLDAAAAAFSSGSPQVPATEGGELRGEGHETGDLSELAELLAKADHLAAWDADRRVDVALTRLGAPRDLDRTLETLSVGQRYRVRLACRLAERSDLLLLDEPTNHLDDEAIGFLTSELLAWRGGVVLVTHDRQLLDDVATAILDLDPSIDGRPTLYGQPGYLSYRFAKTQAMVRWRQRYRQERKRAEALAERLSDSYEGLSDEWRPGKGSQKHRRATRARIHVKAADRLVQRLEAQAVEVPVPPMELRFPDLPSLDPGWDPAFPLIEVRNPRVVGTLPEGEPNVRLDLPGTRVAVPPAGRLLVVGANGTGKSTLLGVLSGRLGLSRGTRTTVDGLRVGVVGQENAPIIGRGLDDPRTLTGFDAAANEALALLSRGELDPDHVVPVAALGLLAEEDLDRPLAELSAGQRRRFELARTLLAAPHLLILDEPTNHLSIDLVDELTRALARTSAAVVVATHDRRMREDLADWPTLELA
- the rph gene encoding ribonuclease PH; protein product: MTTPATPVVRADGRAPDELRTITITRGWLDAAEGSVLVEFGSTRVLCAASFTEGVPRWKKGSGEGWVTAEYAMLPRATNTRSDRESVKGRVGGRTHEISRLIGRSLRAVIDVSALGENTIVLDCDVLQADGGTRTAAITGAYVALADAVAWGRRHGHVKGGANVLTDSVSAVSVGIIDGVPMLDLPYVEDVRAGTDMNVVVTGAGTFVEVQGTAEHGAFDRAELDALLDLAVAGNARLAEIQRETLAAELAR
- the bcp gene encoding thioredoxin-dependent thiol peroxidase, encoding MPRLAVGDVAPAFSLPAADGSQLSLAAAVAEPGRRGVVVYFYPAALTPGCTTEACDFRDSLASLQGAGYAVVGVSPDGVDKLARFAERDALTFPLVSDADHAVADAYGAWGVRKLYGKDVTGIIRSTVVVDPDGRVAVAQYNVKATGHVARLRKTLGIG
- a CDS encoding ABC transporter permease — encoded protein: MIAYVVRRAGIGVVMLFTMALVTFVLFFAPGNPAINQCGKFCTAEKIQQISETYGYDQPVVVQFEKFAEGLFVGRDYPVNDAYRAQLVANGHEDQVIHCAAPCLGYSQHDARTVNADIAKYAPVTVSLAVAAFVLWIVIGILVGVLAAVFKGKWLDRAIVGVTLVVYALPTFFVGTFLLQYVAIKWKAFPYPRYVDPLATGDVRGWLVGLVLPAVTLALFYMAAYVRITRAFVLESMSEDYIRTARAKGLPTRSVLFKHGFRAALTPLVSMAGLDFAGLLAGAIITETVFAYQGLGQLTVTANKNNDLPVLVGLVLLAGGAVIVMNIVVDVLYAYIDPRVRLRK
- a CDS encoding ABC transporter permease, whose product is MSITTIEPTRAAKAGAAAVQSRSPGRLAWSRFVRDRKTLFGAAVVVVYVVLAAIAPVLVSSHALDPYTLHQDLIDPQGLPKGGVFGGISLAHPMGIEPGIGRDVMSRVWYGLTFSLLIATSAAVLAVVLGVVLGIVAGMAGGWTDTLIGRLVDLVLSFPQTLMLLALSGTIVAFLTDNLHVPAGDTSHAVYVIIVLAVFGWPSVARVVRGQVLSIREREFIDAARLLGASRARLWFREVLPNLWAPILVQFTLILPAYVSAEAALSYLGISIVPPTPTLGNILKDSIQYASGDFLYFFTPAFLLVLVVVSFNLLGDGLRDALDPKANR
- the trxA gene encoding thioredoxin; this encodes MATVELTDDTFRETVEGNDIVLVDFWATWCPPCRQFGPVFEKSSETNPDVVHGKIDTDAQQRIAAAAGITSIPTLMAFREGVLVFSQPGALPAKSLQEVVDAVKALDMDEVREAIEADASRAG